From Cheilinus undulatus linkage group 18, ASM1832078v1, whole genome shotgun sequence, the proteins below share one genomic window:
- the mis18bp1 gene encoding mis18-binding protein 1 encodes MASYHPILQQAKPRFESPAKVFAKLKSKVQRQELCAKEGILSNVATEPLYAEKHGGDFTSPRKTTESTWMTEELKENQRFGPYRKEAQILTLSPIKSPQKTCGASFLDFSSKPLEEATPFGGYTPRKKAFLESTAVHHPNSVFNRTTHTEQPHRHLDGAMVSGSRTPVKIQPEGWDCRRGVCVEECVPDSVFSPMRKRLRKRKLEQQDFNKVSNEVISQPQERKTSSACSEDDIPGDTYMEDLGHVRRFSADQPGMSQFSHEALLPSMPTAVKRCQVVAEKFPPMSPAKMFAYMKERKSKAEQQEAHQVSSSTRDLFDENDFHQSRGTSPSFIPEYMKAPDSMGPANQSPEKSADSQSDTDPSEDVLNPAEPLQPVLLEDPLVLNSPRITIPKKQATVFKRNKWPQTVKFPCESVIHLKKWYLSRNHKGIYVQGNCQDNNVPWTSNIILDRVNNHVLKTVSGRVYILVGKMNLKADSGFPKWFLKKFVDGFPANWKALYEKFLSEKNRGTTRNSEASGNKARTKSETSSVSVKQHRQKPLKTPASCPPAPVTSNQVSRSGRTIKPPLEYWKGGRVILDAHMNVTIHECYESSICIPEVSTRVSARASRKPARVFLPCAGDQSRSELTSNQQEPAPQRRVKAQVSKSNRAKVNLEEKPLYLPEPPVEVKSSPDEGSSRMTRSSRRRPAPEKRLYVDAVQQMEPEKYLTKKSKNQTQGTAKHSGRVSKSKRDILSSSASPSAHDQSSDDEVLFRRTRRENNKRGGKDHNKPRQNRLSSSLSAESFEESEKELNRRTKGTKNNDATQTQVRPKQSKCTKISPPTKPQPKVINKKEKRNKGNTQIQDDDQFEWTEVELTKLREAVSYYPKNMAGYWAKVARMVGTRSVEECRKQLMSKVAPETPAKKQNKPTKQKVEAPKDQEVPLISARAGTLKRKQQVRQFLKSMPREDVDDVFTSAYMHQKQFGMPSICSSEDLDCAPSDQMPRTPGSAGFPDAKTPQCLDVRPDMIDSPNTSNDDKYTYQLQKRMRKNQYNVCKQAPSAKILTPSAKRTMKRCGNTENDTFVVWEMFPANDAALSDSGEEEDFYFSDN; translated from the exons ATGGCGTCGTATCATCCTATTTTACAACAAGCTAAACCGAGGTTTGAATCCCCCGCCAAGGTGTTTGCAAAGCTGAAATCCAAAGTGCAAAGACAAGAGTTGTGCGCGAAAGAGGGGATTCTTAGCAACGTAGCCACTGAGCCATTGTACGCAGAGAAACACGGAGGGGATTTTACGTCGCCCAGGAAGACAACAGAAAGCACATGGATGACAGAGGAACTCAAGGAGAACCAGAGGTTTGGCCCCTATCGGAAAGAAGCACAGATTTTGACCCTCTCGCCCATAAAGAGTCCCCAGAAAACCTGTGGAGCTTCCTTCTTAGACTTTAgcagcaagcctctggaggaagCGACCCCGTTTGGTGGGTACACGCCGAGAAAGAAAGCCTTCCTGGAATCTACAGCTGTGCATCATCCCAACTCTGTGTTCAACAgaacaacacacacagagcaacCTCACAGACACCTTGATGGTGCCATGGTGAGCGGAAGCAGGACTCCAGTGAAGATCCAGCCAGAGGGCTGGGACTGCAGGAGGGGTGTGTGTGTAGAGGAGTGTGTTCCAGACTCTGTGTTTTCCCCCATGAGGAAAAGGCTGAGGAAGAGAAAACTGGAGCAGCAGGACTTTAACAAGGTCAGCAATGAAGTTATCAGTCAGCCTCAGGAGAGGAAGACCTCCAGTGCTTGCAGTGAGGATGACATCCCCGGCGACACTTACATGGAGGATCTGGGCCATGTTAGAAGGTTCTCTGCTGACCAACCAGGGATGAGCCAGTTCAGTCATGAGGCCTTGTTACCATCGATGCCCACAGCTGTTAAAC gTTGCCAGGTGGTGGCAGAAAAATTCCCCCCAATGTCTCCAGCCAAGATGTTTGCTTACATGAAGGAGAGGAAGAGTAAAGCAGAGCAGCAAGAAGCCCACCAAGTCAGCAGCAGCACAAGGGATCTCTTTGATGAAA ATGATTTCCATCAGTCCAGAGGTACATCTCCCTCCTTTATTCCTGAATATATGAAAGCTCCAGACAGTATGGGTCCAGCCAATCAGTCTCCAGAGAAGTCAGctgacagtcagtcagacacagaccCCTCTGAGGATGTCCTAAACCCTGCTGAGCCATTACAGCCTGTTTTACTCGAAGACCCTCTTGTACTCAATTCACCAAGGATCACCATACCTAAGAAACAAGCCACTGTGTTCAAGCGAAACAAATGGCCTCAGACAGTGAAATTCCCCTGT GAAAGTGTGATTCACCTCAAAAAGTGGTATCTGAGCAGGAATCATAAGGGCATATATGTCCAGGGAAACTGCCA GGATAACAACGTACCGTGGACCAGTAATATCATTTTGGATCGGGTCAATAATCATGTTTTGAAGACCGTTTCAGGAAGAGTTTACATCTTGGTAGGCAAGATGAACTTGAAGGCTGACTCTG GATTTCCCAAgtggtttttgaaaaagtttgttGATGGTTTTCCTGCAAACTGGAAGGCACTTTATGAGAAGtttctgtcagaaaaaaa CAGAGGGACAACAAGGAACAGTGAAGCGAGTGGCAACAAGGCACGGACAAAATCTGAGACttcctctgtgtctgtgaaGCAGCACAGGCAAAAACCTCTAAAAACGC cTGCCTCCTGTCCTCCCGCCCCTGTGACTTCAAATCAAGTGTCCCGGAGTGGTCGCACGATCAAACCCCCACTGGAGTACTGGAAAGGCGGGAGAGTCATTCTGGATGCACATATGAATGTTACCATCCATGAATGTTATGAGAGCTCCATCTGCATCCCT GAGGTCAGTACACGAGTGTCCGCGAGGGCATCAAGGAAACCTGCCCGTGTGTTCCTCCCATGTGCTGGAG ATCAGTCTAGAAGTGAATTGACCAGCAACCAACAGGAACCAGCACCGCAGAGGAGGGTCAAGGCCCAAGTCAGCAAAAGCAACAGAGCTAAAGTTAATCTTGAAGAGAAGCCCTTGTATTTACCAGAGCCTCCTGTGGAGGTAAAAAGCAGCCCTGACGAGGGCTCCAGCAGAATGACAAGATCCAGCAGAAGGCGTCCAGCTCCAGAGAAGAGGCTGTATGTGGATGCTGTCCAGCAAATGGAGcctgaaaaatatttaacaaagaaGTCAAAAAATCAGACACAGGGAACAGCAAAACATTCAGGCAGAGTCTCTAAAAGCAAACGGGATATCCTGTCATCCTCAGCATCTCCCTCTGCTCATGATCAGTCTTCAGATGACGAGGTTCTCTTCAGGAGAACAAGGAGGGAAAATAACAAGAGAGGTGGGAAGGATCATAACAAGCCAAGGCAGAACAGACTCTCATCGAGTCTGTCAGCAGAATCCTTTGAGGAGAGTGAGAAGGAGCTTAATAGGAGAACCAAAGgaacaaaaaataatgatgccacacaaacacaagtcAGACCTAAACAGAGTAAATGCACCAAGATATCACCACCCACAAAACCTCAGCCTAAGGTGATcaacaagaaagaaaagagaaacaaaggcAACACACAGATTCAAGATGACGATCAATTTGAGTGGACCGAGGTGGAGCTGACGAAGTTACGGGA GGCTGTGTCCTACTATCCTAAAAACATGGCAGGCTACTGGGCAAAGGTGGCGAGGATGGTTGGGACACGTTCTGTAGAGGAGTGTCGCAAGCAGCTCATGTCTAAGGTTGCTCCTGAGACTCCCGCCAAGAAACAGAACAAACCCACGAAGCAAAAGGTGGAAGCACCAAAAGATCAAG AAGTGCCTTTGATATCAGCACGTGCGGGAACCTTGAAGAGAAAGCAGCAGGTGCGTCAGTTCCTGAAGTCCATGCCCAGAGAGGATGTAGATGATGTTTTCACTTCTGCATACATGCATCAAAAACAGTTTGGG ATGCCCTCTATATGTTCAAGTGAGGACCTTGACTGTGCTCCATCAGACCAGATGCCCCGTACTCCGGGGTCAGCAGGTTTCCCTGATGCAAAGACCCCTCAGTGTCTGGATGTCAGGCCTGACATGATCGACTCTCCAAACAC GAGCAATGATGACAAGTACACGTACCAACTCCAGAAGAGGATgagaaaaaatcaatataatgTTTGCAAACAGGCTCCTTCTGCTAAG ATCCTCACACCATCTGCTAAGCGAACCATGAAGAGATGTGGTAACACAG AAAATGACACCTTTGTCGTTTGGGAGATGTTTCCGGCAAACGATGCAGCACTGTCTGATAGCGGAGAGGAAGaggatttttacttttcagaCAACTGA
- the LOC121526039 gene encoding serine protease HTRA2, mitochondrial-like isoform X2, whose translation MAATPLRRCFLSALRHARCHSRGLNPVAERTASYTVICNYRAADGNTSLNAGPSVQWDKHDSGDSSSSPVLKSVSVGLGLCGAALLDSQRDEQPEERENSVSGRIFGLLFPSAQCASPFKPDSPRFKYNFIADVVEKSAPAVVYIEILGRHPFSGREVPVSNGSGFIISSDGLIVTNAHVVANKRGVRVKLTNGDTYNATVQDVDPVADIATIKITARNPLPTLALGYSSDIRQGEFVVAMGSPFALKNTITSGIVSSVQRGSKELGLSNSNMEYIQTDAAIDDGEVIGINTMKVTAGISFAIPSDRLRIFLDQAAKKKTSWFGESETKRRYIGVMMLTLTPSIITELKLRDPSFPDVTHGILIHRVIMGSPSDRAGMRPGDIVLEINGATVNTSEEIYQAVRSNDKITVVVQRGHELLQLHITPEYTE comes from the exons ATGGCAGCAACTCCTCTCAGGAGGTGCTTTCTGTCCGCACTGAGACACGCTCGGTGTCACAGCCGTGGACTTAACCCTGTGGCAGAGAGGACAGCGTCCTATACTGTGATCTGTAACTACAGAGCAGCAGATGGAAACACAAGCCTTAACGCGGGACCCTCGGTGCAGTGGGACAAACACGACAGTGgagacagcagcagctctcccgtGCTAAAGTCAGTCTCTGTGGGGCTCGGGCTGTGTGGGGCTGCGCTGCTGGACAGTCAGAGGGACGAACAACCGGAGGAAAGAGAGAACTCTGTTTCTGGGAGGATTTTTGGACTACTTTTCCCATCAGCTCAGTGTGCTTCCCCTTTTAAACCTGATAGCCCCCGCTTCAAATACAACTTCATAGCAGACGTGGTCGAAAAGTCCGCTCCAGCTGTCGTGTACATTGAAATCCTGGGCAG ACACCCATTTTCAGGCAGAGAAGTTCCTGTGTCCAATGGCTCTGGATTCATCATCAGCAGTGATGGTCTCATTGTCACCAACGCTCATGTTGTGGCCAACAAGAGAGGCGTCCGAGTGAAGCTCACAAACGGGGATACGTACAATGCCACCGTGCAGGATGTTGACCCTGTGGCGGACATTGCTACCATAAAAATCACCGCAAGG AATCCTTTACCCACGCTGGCCCTTGGCTACTCCTCTGACATTCGACAAGGAGAGTTCGTGGTCGCCATGGGAAGCCCGTTTGCTCTGAAGAATACAATCACATCAGGGATTGTGAGCTCAGTGCAGAGAGGCAGTAAAGAGCTGGGTCTGTCCAACTCCAACATGGAGTACATCCAGACTGATGCAGCCATCGAT GACGGTGAAGTTATCGGTATAAACACTATGAAGGTCACAGCAGGCATCTCTTTCGCAATACCGTCAGATCGCTTGAGAATTTTCCTCGATCaagcagcaaagaaaaaga cATCTTGGTTTGGCGAGTCAGAAACGAAGCGACGGTACATTGGCGTCATGATGCTGACGCTGACACCGAG CATCATTACAGAGTTGAAGTTAAGAGATCCGTCCTTTCCTGATGTGACACACGGCATCCTGATTCACAGAGTGATCATGGGCTCCCCATCTGACAG AGCCGGCATGCGACCCGGAGACATTGTGTTGGAGATTAACGGAGCGACTGTGAACACCTCAGAGGAGATCTACCAAGCGGTCCGCAGCAATGATAAAATCACCGTGGTGGTGCAAAGAGGACACGAGCTGCTTCAGCTGCATATAACCCCGGAGTACACAGAGTGA
- the LOC121526039 gene encoding serine protease HTRA2, mitochondrial-like isoform X1, whose translation MAATPLRRCFLSALRHARCHSRGLNPVAERTASYTVICNYRAADGNTSLNAGPSVQWDKHDSGDSSSSPVLKSVSVGLGLCGAALLDSQRDEQPEERENSVSGRIFGLLFPSAQCASPFKPDSPRFKYNFIADVVEKSAPAVVYIEILGRHPFSGREVPVSNGSGFIISSDGLIVTNAHVVANKRGVRVKLTNGDTYNATVQDVDPVADIATIKITARNPLPTLALGYSSDIRQGEFVVAMGSPFALKNTITSGIVSSVQRGSKELGLSNSNMEYIQTDAAIDFGNSGGPLINLDGEVIGINTMKVTAGISFAIPSDRLRIFLDQAAKKKTSWFGESETKRRYIGVMMLTLTPSIITELKLRDPSFPDVTHGILIHRVIMGSPSDRAGMRPGDIVLEINGATVNTSEEIYQAVRSNDKITVVVQRGHELLQLHITPEYTE comes from the exons ATGGCAGCAACTCCTCTCAGGAGGTGCTTTCTGTCCGCACTGAGACACGCTCGGTGTCACAGCCGTGGACTTAACCCTGTGGCAGAGAGGACAGCGTCCTATACTGTGATCTGTAACTACAGAGCAGCAGATGGAAACACAAGCCTTAACGCGGGACCCTCGGTGCAGTGGGACAAACACGACAGTGgagacagcagcagctctcccgtGCTAAAGTCAGTCTCTGTGGGGCTCGGGCTGTGTGGGGCTGCGCTGCTGGACAGTCAGAGGGACGAACAACCGGAGGAAAGAGAGAACTCTGTTTCTGGGAGGATTTTTGGACTACTTTTCCCATCAGCTCAGTGTGCTTCCCCTTTTAAACCTGATAGCCCCCGCTTCAAATACAACTTCATAGCAGACGTGGTCGAAAAGTCCGCTCCAGCTGTCGTGTACATTGAAATCCTGGGCAG ACACCCATTTTCAGGCAGAGAAGTTCCTGTGTCCAATGGCTCTGGATTCATCATCAGCAGTGATGGTCTCATTGTCACCAACGCTCATGTTGTGGCCAACAAGAGAGGCGTCCGAGTGAAGCTCACAAACGGGGATACGTACAATGCCACCGTGCAGGATGTTGACCCTGTGGCGGACATTGCTACCATAAAAATCACCGCAAGG AATCCTTTACCCACGCTGGCCCTTGGCTACTCCTCTGACATTCGACAAGGAGAGTTCGTGGTCGCCATGGGAAGCCCGTTTGCTCTGAAGAATACAATCACATCAGGGATTGTGAGCTCAGTGCAGAGAGGCAGTAAAGAGCTGGGTCTGTCCAACTCCAACATGGAGTACATCCAGACTGATGCAGCCATCGAT TTTGGAAATTCCGGAGGCCCCCTCATTAACCTG GACGGTGAAGTTATCGGTATAAACACTATGAAGGTCACAGCAGGCATCTCTTTCGCAATACCGTCAGATCGCTTGAGAATTTTCCTCGATCaagcagcaaagaaaaaga cATCTTGGTTTGGCGAGTCAGAAACGAAGCGACGGTACATTGGCGTCATGATGCTGACGCTGACACCGAG CATCATTACAGAGTTGAAGTTAAGAGATCCGTCCTTTCCTGATGTGACACACGGCATCCTGATTCACAGAGTGATCATGGGCTCCCCATCTGACAG AGCCGGCATGCGACCCGGAGACATTGTGTTGGAGATTAACGGAGCGACTGTGAACACCTCAGAGGAGATCTACCAAGCGGTCCGCAGCAATGATAAAATCACCGTGGTGGTGCAAAGAGGACACGAGCTGCTTCAGCTGCATATAACCCCGGAGTACACAGAGTGA
- the hif1aa gene encoding hypoxia inducible factor 1 subunit alpha a: MDTGIVPEKKRVSAERRKEKSRDAARCRRGKESEVFYELAQELPLPHSVRSSLDKASIMRLTISYLRMRKLLSNDEPMAEEQTELDEQLNSSYLKALEGFLMVLSEDGDMIYLSENVNKCLGLAQFDLTGHSVFDFIHPCDQEELREMLVHRTGSKKAKDANTERSFFLRMKCTLTSRGRTVNVKSATWKVLQCSGHVQVHDSHSEQTSNGQIEPPFPYLVLICDPIPHPSNIEVPLDTKTFLSRHTMDMKFTYCDERITELMGYDPEDLLNRSVYEYYHALDSDHLTKTHHNLFAKGQVSTGQYRMLAKRGGFVWVETQATVIYNNKNSQPQCVVCVNFVLSGIQEEKLIMSLEQTEDVKPIKEEQQEDEKAEVGPSSQPDMSPTLLKEEEEKGPELDVVKLFTQTVEARERPSLYDQLKEEPEALTLLAPAAGDTIISLDFSCPDSEIQLMKDVPLYNDVMLPSTSDKLALTLSPLPPSEPLHVSSTSKDVKAKSYTPASSSTATSHSSSEGDSSLDFCFPMDSDFKLDLVEKLFAIDPEPKTPFTTQAMEELDLEMLAPYIPMDDDFQLRSLSPDEPLSCGPVKSLESPPISVTQDIQSYPSSPFSAPGSRTASPAPPEPVNAPHLATIISKRTPQADKEVSLRTLAAQNTQRKRKLGDLKQLIGQGTLPPEQVEQGKKLKSSESGKTTTILLLPSDLASRLLGSTAEGTSSPFTLPQLTRYDCEVNAPLQGRQYLLQGEELLRALDHVN; this comes from the exons AGTGAGCGCCGAGCGGAGGAAGGAGAAGTCGAGGGATGCCGCGCGATGTCGGCGTGGAAAGGAGTCAGAGGTGTTCTACGAGCTGGCCCAGGAGCTGCCCCTGCCCCACAGCGTCCGCTCCAGCCTCGACAAGGCGTCCATCATGAGGCTCACTATCAGCTACCTGCGCATGAGGAAACTGCTCAGCAACG ATGAGCCAATGGCAGAGGAACAAACAGAGCTTGATGAGCAGCTAAACAGCTCCTACCTGAAGGCTCTGGAGGGCTTTCTCATGGTGCTGTCTGAAGATGGAGATATGATCTATCTCTCTGAGAATGTCAACAAGTGCCTTGGGTTGGCACAG TTTGACCTGACAGGACACAGTGTGTTTGACTTCATACATCCCTGTGACCAAGAGGAGCTGAGGGAGATGCTGGTCCACAGAACAG GCTCCAAAAAAGCCAAGGACGCAAACACAGAACGCAGCTTCTTCCTCAGAATGAAATGTACCCTCACAAGCAGAGGACGCACTGTCAATGTAAAATCAGCCACATGGAAG GTGCTTCAGTGCTCAGGTCATGTCCAAGTACATGACAGCCACAGTGAGCAGACCTCCAACGGGCAGATAGAGCCTCCTTTCCCCTACTTGGTTTTAATCTGCGACCCAATCCCTCACCCATCCAACATTGAGGTCCCTTTGGACACCAAGACCTTCCTCAGCCGCCACACGATGGACATGAAGTTCACTTACTGTGACGAGAG GATCACTGAGCTCATGGGCTATGATCCAGAGGACCTGTTGAATCGTTCAGTGTATGAGTATTACCATGCTCTGGACTCAGACCATCTCACAAAGACTCACCACAACT TGTTTGCAAAGGGTCAGGTCAGCACAGGCCAGTACCGGATGTTGGCAAAGAGAGGAGGCTTTGTGTGGGTGGAAACCCAAGCCACTGTCATCTACAACAACAAGAACTCTCAGCCACAGTGTGTTGTCTGTGTCAACTTTGTGCTGAG TGGCATCCAGGAGGAGAAACTCATCATGTCTCTAGAGCAGACTGAGGATGTGAAGCCCATaaaggaggagcagcaggaggatGAAAAGGCTGAAGTCGGTCCGAGCAGCCAGCCTGACATGTCCCCAACCCtgctgaaggaggaggaggagaagggccCTGAGCTTGATGTGGTCAAGCTGTTCACACAGACGGTGGAGGCCCGGGAGCGGCCCAGCCTGTATGACCAGCTAAAGGAGGAGCCTGAGGCCCTCACCCTGCTGGCACCTGCTGCTGGAGACACAATCATCTCCTTGGACTTCAGCTGCCCTG ATTCAGAGATCCAGCTGATGAAGGATGTTCCTCTCTACAATGATGTCATGCTCCCCTCCACCAGTGACAAGCTGGCTCTGACTCTTTCCCCCCTGCCGCCCAGTGAGCCTCTCCATGTCAGCAGCACCTCTAAGGATGTAAAAGCTAAGAGCTATACCCCTGCCTCATCCTCTACAGCGACCAGTCACAGCTCCTCAGAG GGTGACAGTTCGCTGGATTTCTGTTTCCCCATGGACTCAGATTTCAAATTAGACTTGGTGGAGAAGCTTTTTGCCATTGATCCAGAGCCCAAGACCCCCTTCACCACACAG GCAATGGAAGAATTAGACCTGGAGATGTTAGCCCCCTACATCCCCATGGATGATGACTTCCAGTTGCGTAGCCTGAGCCCAGATGAGCCTTTATCATGTGGACCAGTCAAATCCCTTGAGAGTCCTCCAATCAGCGTCACACAGGACATCCAGAGCTACCCCAGCTCTCCATTCAGTGCACCAGGCAGCCGCACTGCTTCACCAGCTCCTCCTGAGCCAGTAAACGCCCCTCATCTTGCCACCATCATTTCCAAGAG GACCCCACAAGCGGACAAAGAAGTGTCGCTCAGGACCCTGGCAGCACAGAACACACAACGTAAACGAAAACTGGGGGATTTAAAACAGTTGATTGGACAG ggaacACTGCCTCCAGAACAAGTGGAGCAGGGCAAGAAGCTGAAGTCATCAGAGTCAGGAAAAACTACAACCATACTTCTGCTGCCTTCAG atttGGCGAGTCGCTTGTTGGGCAGTACTGCAGAGGGCACCAGTTCACCTTTCACCCTGCCACAGCTCACCCGCTACGACTGCGAGGTCAATGCCCCCCTACAGGGCCGTCAGTACCTGCTACAAGGAGAGGAGCTGCTGCGTGCTCTGGACCATGTCAACTGA